The following DNA comes from Leifsonia sp. 1010.
ACGACGTCGCTGGGCCGGTGCCACTGCTCGACCAGGGTGGATGCGCCGGCCGCGATCGCGAAGATCGAGCCGATGACCGCGGCGACCGGGCGGAGGCGCGGCGACGCCACCAGGAACACGACAAGCGCAGCAGAGGCGGCGACCGCCGTGTGACCGGAGGGCAGCGAGTTGGAGAGCCCCACATCCACGCCCTTCTCGGGCCGGGACAGGATGGTGTACTTCAGCACCTGCGTGCTCACGTTCGCACCGATGGCCGCCCCGACAGCCACCGCGAACACCAGCCAGTTGCGCCGGACCAGCACGATCACGATGGCCACGATCGCCCCGATCACCACCGAAGCGACCGGCAGCGCGTTGAGGAACGTGTGCGCGAACTCGATCACGTCGCCCTTCCAGGCGTCGGCCCCGGCGAAGGCCCGCTCATCGATGACCTGGCCGATGTAGCTCTGCACGAACACCAGGTAGACGGCGACGAACGAGCCCGCGGAGACGAGCGCACCCCAGAGGAAGGGGAGGGCGCGGAGGCTCGATCGCATAGTGCATCCACCCTTCCACACACGACTCTGAGATTTCCGGACGAACGCCGAGGATCGCGGGGATCCGCTCAGTCGACGAAGCGAACGCCGGGTTCGCAGGCCGCCAGCCGGTCGCGCATGACCGCGACGGCGGCCGGATTGCTGTCCACCAGCACGAAGCGCCGGCCGAGCGCCGAGGCCACAGCGCCGGTCGTGCCGCTCCCCGCGAAGAAGTCGAGCACCCAGTCCCCCTCACGGCTGGACGCCTGGACGATGCGGCGCAGCACGCCCTCCGGCTTCTGCGTCGGGTACCCGGTCTTCTCGCGACCCGTCGGCGACACGATGGTGTGCCACCAGACGTCGGTGGGCAGCTTTCCGAGCTGCGCCTTCTCGGGGGTCACGAGGCCGGGCGCCATGTACGGCTCCCGCTCGACCGCGGCATTGTCGAAGTGGTACGCGGTCGGGTTCTTCACGTAGACGAGGATCGTGTCGTGCTTGGCCGGCCACCGGTTCTTCGGCTTCGCACCGTAGTCATAGGCCCAGATGATCTCGTTGAGGAACGACTCCCGGCCGAACAGCGCATCCAGCAGCACCTTGGCGTAGTGCGACTCGCGGTAGTCGAGGTGGAGGTACAGCGTCCCGTCGTCGGCCAGCACCCGCCAGGCCTCGATCAGGCGCGGCTCCAGGAAGCCCCAGTAGTCCTCGAAGCGGTCGTCGTAGCTGAGCAGGTCGCCCTTGATGCGCTCGTAGCTGCGCCCCTTGAAGCCGATCACGCTGCCGACGCCGCCCTCGGAGCGCACCGACGTGAGGGTCTGGCGCGCCTGCGGCCGCCCGGTGTTGAAAGGAGGGTCGAGGTAGATCAGGCGGAAGGACGCGTCCGGCAGAGCCGCCAGCACCTCCAGGTTGTCGCCCTGCACGACCGTGCTGGGCGCATCCGGATGCCACAGCGGTTCGGCTGCGGGAGCGGGCTGCGACATGCGACCATTCTCGCAGCGGAGAGAATGGACTGTGCACAACCTCGGCCTCCTCTTCGACGTCGACGGGCCCATCGCGAGTCCCGTCACCCGCACCATCGCCATCCGCAGCATCGTCACCGACCTCGTCGCGATGGCCGCCGCGGGCGTTCCGATCGCGTTCATCACCGGACGGTCGGGCGATTTCATCCGCAACCAGGTGGTGAATCCGCTGTGCGACGCGGGCCTCGGCGATGCGCTCGATCAGCACGGCGCGCGGATGTTCGGCGTGTTCGAGAAGGGCGGCGCGTGGGCGCCGATCACCGGCGAGGGGATGGGCGAAGTCACCGTGGACGAGACGGTCGCCTTCACGCCCGAGGCGGTCGACGCGGTCCGCCGGCTCGTGCGCGAACGCTTCGCCGACACCATGTTCTTCGACGAGACGAAGCGCGCGATGATCTCGGTCGAGCAGCGCACCGACGTGGATGCAGAGACCTACGCCGAGGCCCAGTCGCGCTTCCAGGACGCCGCCTTCGACGCGCTGACCGGCCTCGGGGTCGGCCTGCGCTACGGCGACCGGGAGGCGCCCGACGCCGATGGTGCCGTGCCGTACCGGATCGACCCGACCATCATCTCCACCGACATCGAGTCGGTGCTGCTCGACAAGGACCGCGGAGCGCAGCGCGCCTTCGACTACTTCGCGGCGCGCGGGCCGCTCCCTCGCCGCTGGCGGTCGGTGGGCGACTCGCGTAGCGACTACAAGATGGCGGACTTCGTGCACGACGCGGGCTACGAGGTCGCGCACGTGGA
Coding sequences within:
- a CDS encoding phosphatase PAP2 family protein, which produces MRSSLRALPFLWGALVSAGSFVAVYLVFVQSYIGQVIDERAFAGADAWKGDVIEFAHTFLNALPVASVVIGAIVAIVIVLVRRNWLVFAVAVGAAIGANVSTQVLKYTILSRPEKGVDVGLSNSLPSGHTAVAASAALVVFLVASPRLRPVAAVIGSIFAIAAGASTLVEQWHRPSDVVAGMLVVAFWGCLAGIVLAWLHLPGAEPPVRSKLWPLVWIGTVCAAGSVIALLVTYFSAQSGTEHLFIAYAGGVAAIVATGFVLAALGNRLYRRLA
- a CDS encoding site-specific DNA-methyltransferase, with translation MSQPAPAAEPLWHPDAPSTVVQGDNLEVLAALPDASFRLIYLDPPFNTGRPQARQTLTSVRSEGGVGSVIGFKGRSYERIKGDLLSYDDRFEDYWGFLEPRLIEAWRVLADDGTLYLHLDYRESHYAKVLLDALFGRESFLNEIIWAYDYGAKPKNRWPAKHDTILVYVKNPTAYHFDNAAVEREPYMAPGLVTPEKAQLGKLPTDVWWHTIVSPTGREKTGYPTQKPEGVLRRIVQASSREGDWVLDFFAGSGTTGAVASALGRRFVLVDSNPAAVAVMRDRLAACEPGVRFVD